A DNA window from Corvus hawaiiensis isolate bCorHaw1 chromosome 11, bCorHaw1.pri.cur, whole genome shotgun sequence contains the following coding sequences:
- the SLC26A6 gene encoding solute carrier family 26 member 6: MAAEMALSHRAPREVLSEAELEEVAQRKPPAKLSLRRYLHKTRCSGSAAKSLLFRFLPFLRWLPRYPVKDWLLGDIVSGFSVGIMHLPQGLAYALLAGLPPVTGLYSSFYPVFLYFFFGTSRHNSVGPFAVISVMIGSLTESLLPSENFLESVNGTNATVNEELRDASRVELVATITVLTGVFQVALGLLQFGFVVTYLSDPLVRGYTTASSVHVLVSQLKNVFGVSQSEQSGPLSLFVTIIDLCKKLPDTNVGTLVTAIIAIVAILIVKELNHKFAAKLPMPIPIELITIIVSTGISYGVNLNDKFGISVVGNIPSGLKPPVAPNISYFGQVVGNAFAIAVVGYAICISLGKIFALKHGYKVDSNQELIALGLSNFLGGFFQCFAISCSMSRSLVQESTGGNSQVAGVISSLVILVTILKIGELFRDLPKAILAAIIIANLKGMFKQFSDLCTLWKSNRVDLLVWIVTFVATLLLNLDIGLAVSVAFGLLTVIFRTQLPHYSVLGRISDTDVYRDVAEYEMAQEVPGVKIFRSSSTIYFANVELYAEALKKKSGINVDRLIQKKKKALKKLQKQQKKLEKEKAKRKKNTEDGPGVSVIELSAGDSSAPSEPTLHSLGLPQPSFHTVILDFSPVSFVDTVSIKILKNIFRDFHEIEVDVFIASCPVSVLAQLERGNFFSSAITKHSFFPSVHDAVVHISRERRQASVDHSTRM; this comes from the exons ATGGCAGCAGAGATGGCCCTGAGCCACCGAGCGCCCCGCGAGGTGCTGAGTGAGGCTGAACTGGAGGAGGTGGCGCAGAGGAAACCTCCCGCCAAGCTCTCTCTGCGTCGCTATCTCCACAAGACCAG ATgctcgggctctgctgccaagTCCCTGCTGTTCCgcttcctgcccttcctgcgCTGGCTGCCCCGCTACCCTGTCAAGGACTGGCTCCTGGGGGACATTGTTTCGGGCTTCAGTGTGGGCATCATGCACCTGCCCCAGG GGCTTGCCTATgcactgctggctgggctgccaCCTGTCACGGGTCTCTACTCCTCCTTTTACCCCGTCTTCCTCTACTTCTTCTTCGGAACGTCGAGGCACAACTCCGTGG GTCCCTTCGCCGTCATCTCCGTCATGATCGGGAGCTTGACAGAGTCCCTGCTGCCCAGTGAGAACTTCCTGGAGTCCGTCAATGGCACCAATGCGACGGTCAATGAGGAATTGCGGGACGCCTCCAGGGTGGAGTTGGTGGCCACCATCACTGTCCTGACGGGTGTCTTCCAG GTGGCCCTGGGCCTCCTGCAGTTTGGATTCGTGGTGACCTACCTTTCAGACCCGCTGGTGCGTGGCTACACCACTGCTTCCTCTGTGCACGTCCTTGTCTCCCAGCTCAAGAATGTTTTTGGAGTCTCCCAGAGCGAGCAGTCAGGACCACTCTCACTGTTTGTG ACCATCATCGATCTCTGCAAGAAGCTGCCAGATACCAATGTGGGCACCCTGGTGACTGCCATCATTGCCATTGTGGCCATCTTAATTGTGAAAGAGCTCAACCACAAGTTTGCTGCCAAATTGCCCATGCCCATCCCCATCGAGCTTATCACG ATCATCGTTTCCACCGGCATCTCCTATGGTGTCAACCTGAATGACAAGTTTGGCATCTCCGTGGTGGGCAACATCCCCAGCGG GTTGAAGCCACCTGTGGCCCCTAACATCAGCTACTTTGGGCAGGTGGTGGGCAATGCCTTTGCCATTGCTGTGGTAGGCTACGCCATCTGCATCTCCCTGGGAAAAATCTTTGCCCTGAAACATGGCTACAAAGTGGATAGCAACCAG gagctgattGCATTGGGCCTCTCCAACTTCCTGGGAGGCTTCTTCCAGTGTTTTGCCATCAGCTGCTCCATGTCGAGGAGCCTGGTACAGGAGAGCACAGGGGGCAACAGCCAG GTAGCTGGTGTCATCTCATCCCTGGTCATCCTGGTGACCATCCTGAAGATTGGAGAGCTCTTCCGGGACCTGCCCAAG GCCATCTTGGCTGCCATCATCATCGCCAACCTCAAGGGCATGTTCAAGCAGTTCAGTGACCTCTGCACTCTCTGGAAGTCCAACCGGGTGGACCTG CTGGTCTGGATTGTGACATTTGTGGCCACCCTCCTGCTGAACTTGGACATCGGCCTGGCGGTCTCAGTGGCCTTTGGGCTGCTCACGGTCATCTTCCGTACCCAGCT cccccactaCTCCGTCCTGGGGCGCATATCGGACACTGATGTCTACCGGGATGTGGCGGAATACGAGATG GCACAGGAGGTCCCTGGCGTGAAGATCTTCCGCTCTTCCTCCACCATCTATTTTGCCAATGTGGAGCTGTACGCTGAGGCCCTGAAGAAGAAG AGTGGCATCAATGTGGACCGCCTGattcagaagaagaagaaggccCTCAAGAAGCTccagaaacagcagaagaaactggagaaggaaaaggcaaagaggaaaaag aACACAGAAGACGGTCCAGGGGTGTCAGTGATTGAGTTGAGTGCGGGGGACAGCAGTGCCCCCTCAGAACCCACCCTGCACAGCCTAGGGCTGCCTCAGCCCAGCTTCCACACTGTCATCTTGGACTTCAGCCCTGTCAGCTTCGTGGACACTGTCTCCATCAAGATCCTGAAGAAT ATCTTCAGAGATTTCCATGAGATAGAAGTCGACGTCTTCATTGCCAGCTGCCCGG TATCCGTCCTGGCCCAGCTGGAGCGGGGCAACTTCTTCAGTTCAGCCATCACCAAGCACTCCTTCTTTCCCTCGGTGCATGATGCAGTGGTGCACATCAGCAGGGAGAGGCGCCAGGCCTCG GTGGACCACAGCACCAGAATGTAG